The sequence ACACATATTCGGCATGACACCCGTTAGAAACCACCCGATCCCCCACCGCAAACCGAGATCCAAAATCTGAAGTCCGTCCCCCATCCCCCTTAACACTTAAAACGTCCCCTCTTAAATCTTTATCCTCTCCTCCTCCCTTAACACTTAAAACTTCCCCACTTAAAACTTCACCCTTAACACTTAAAACTGCCCCACTTAAATCTTCCTTAAAATTTCCCCGTCCCACTTCAACCACACGCCCGACATTGCAATACCCCAAAGGCAGGGGCGTCCCCAACTTATTAAACACCGCTTCCAGCGTCGGCATCACGCCATCCGACTTCATCTTATCCAGCACCTGTTTCACTTTATCCGGCTGCTGACGCGCCTTATCAATCAAGTTGGCTTTCCCAAATTCCACCAACATCCGTTCTGTTCCCAACGACACCAATGTACGGGTCGTTTGAATCAATACCTTTCCAGCCCCCACAACAGGACAAGGAACATCCACCAATTCTGTTTCACCACTTTGTAAATTTTGAATAATCTGTTTCATTATTTCCTGTTCTGTATTAACGGTCTCACGTCCATACGTAAATGCGGGACTCTGGACCGCACGTCGTCTCTCCACCACCCAAATCAACGGTCTACAATCCCGTTGTTACCCCCCTCCTAAATCTATTCTAATCTAAAACTTAAAACTAACGATTCATCGCCCTTAACACTTAAATCTTATCAAATGTAACCACTTAAAACTTAACACTACCACACGACGTTAGAATAATGGGCTGTAATGACCTGATCTTTTGTCATCAGTTTCGCATCACGAGCTATGCTCTGCGCAACAATCAGTCGATCAAACGGATCACGCGTCCAGTCAATGTGCATTGATTCAAGTACCACCTGATAAAAAGGCAGCTTACATACTTCCAGGTCAACCACGGTCGCCAAATATTCAGTAATCTCAGTGGAATGAACCTTAATGCGACCAATCTCATACAAGTATTCAATTTTCTGACCAATCCAAATGGACCAATTCTTCTGGATCCACGGTCAAAGAATCATGTTTACGGATTCGTTTCAGGCGAGAACCGACATCATTATCTATTGAAATTTTTAGTATACGCCCCTTTCTGTTGACTTCCAGCGGCCTACCGGATTCTAAAACCTCATCCAGCATATGATATATATTTTTTCT comes from Spartobacteria bacterium and encodes:
- a CDS encoding type II toxin-antitoxin system Phd/YefM family antitoxin, whose amino-acid sequence is MVTASALRKNIYHMLDEVLESGRPLEVNRKGRILKISIDNDVGSRLKRIRKHDSLTVDPEELVHLDWSEN